A genomic region of Pseudomonas sp. KU43P contains the following coding sequences:
- a CDS encoding pantothenate kinase encodes MILELDCGNSFIKWRVIHAGDATIVGGGIVDSDQALVSQVSALVSVRLSACRIVSVRSEDETSALCTLIAQAFGVVAKVAQPAQAMAGVQNGYEDYQRLGMDRWLAALGAFHLAKRACLVIDLGTAAKADFIAADGEHLGGYICPGMPLMRSQLRTHTRRIRYDDASAERALASLAPGRSTVEAVERGCVLMLQGFACAQLEQARALWGEDFTVFLTGGDAPLVRDAVTQARVVPDLVFVGLAMACPLD; translated from the coding sequence ATGATTCTTGAGCTCGATTGCGGTAACAGCTTCATCAAGTGGCGAGTGATCCACGCTGGCGACGCGACCATTGTGGGCGGCGGCATCGTCGATTCGGACCAGGCGCTGGTTTCCCAGGTGAGTGCCTTGGTGTCGGTGCGCTTATCTGCTTGCCGAATCGTCAGTGTGCGTAGCGAAGATGAGACGTCGGCGCTTTGCACATTGATAGCCCAGGCTTTCGGTGTTGTAGCCAAAGTTGCACAGCCGGCTCAGGCGATGGCAGGCGTGCAGAACGGATACGAGGACTACCAGCGTCTGGGCATGGATCGCTGGCTGGCGGCGTTGGGGGCTTTCCATCTGGCCAAGCGCGCCTGTCTAGTGATCGATCTGGGCACTGCTGCCAAGGCGGATTTCATTGCTGCAGACGGTGAGCATCTGGGCGGTTACATTTGCCCTGGCATGCCGCTGATGCGTAGCCAGCTGCGCACTCATACCCGTCGCATTCGCTATGACGATGCTTCTGCCGAGCGGGCATTGGCCAGCCTTGCGCCCGGGCGTTCGACTGTCGAAGCCGTGGAGCGTGGTTGCGTGTTGATGCTCCAAGGTTTTGCCTGTGCTCAGCTTGAGCAGGCGCGTGCGCTGTGGGGTGAGGATTTCACGGTATTCCTTACCGGGGGGGATGCGCCCTTGGTGCGTGATGCGGTAACGCAAGCGCGAGTGGTTCCCGACCTGGTATTCGTTGGCCTGGCAATGGCCTGCCCATTGGACTGA
- the secE gene encoding preprotein translocase subunit SecE yields MTPKTEAQESRFDLFKWLAVVALVVVGVVGNQYYSASPILYRVLALLALAAVAGFVALQTAKGKSFFALAKEARTEIRKVVWPTRQETTQTTLIVVAVVLVMALLLWGLDSLLGWAVSLIVG; encoded by the coding sequence ATGACTCCCAAAACTGAAGCCCAAGAATCGCGTTTTGATCTGTTCAAGTGGCTGGCTGTAGTGGCTTTGGTTGTTGTTGGTGTAGTGGGTAATCAGTATTACTCCGCCTCTCCAATCCTGTACCGTGTCCTCGCACTTCTCGCCCTGGCTGCTGTCGCAGGCTTCGTTGCTCTGCAGACTGCGAAGGGTAAGTCGTTCTTTGCGTTGGCGAAGGAAGCTCGTACTGAGATCCGTAAAGTCGTGTGGCCGACCCGCCAGGAAACCACCCAGACCACGCTGATTGTCGTGGCTGTTGTGCTGGTTATGGCACTGCTGCTGTGGGGTCTTGATTCCCTGCTCGGCTGGGCGGTCTCCCTGATCGTTGGCTAA
- the tuf gene encoding elongation factor Tu: protein MAKEKFDRSLPHVNVGTIGHVDHGKTTLTAALTRVCSEVFGSAVVEFDKIDSAPEEKARGITINTAHVEYNSNIRHYAHVDCPGHADYVKNMITGAAQMDGAILVCSAADGPMPQTREHILLSRQVGVPYIVVFLNKADLVDDAELLELVEMEVRDLLSTYDFPGDDTPIIIGSARMALEGKDDNEMGTTAVKKLVETLDAYIPEPVRAIDQPFLMPIEDVFSISGRGTVVTGRIERGIVRVQDPLEIVGLRDTTTTTCTGVEMFRKLLDEGRAGENCGVLLRGTKRDDVERGQVLVKPGSVKPHTKFTAEVYVLSKEEGGRHTPFFKGYRPQFYFRTTDVTGNCELPEGVEMVMPGDNIQMTVTLIKTIAMEDGLRFAIREGGRTVGAGVVAKIIE from the coding sequence ATGGCTAAGGAAAAGTTTGATCGTTCCCTTCCCCACGTTAACGTCGGCACTATCGGCCACGTTGACCACGGTAAGACCACTCTGACCGCAGCTCTGACTCGCGTCTGCTCCGAAGTTTTCGGTTCGGCAGTCGTTGAGTTCGACAAGATCGACTCGGCTCCGGAAGAAAAAGCGCGCGGTATCACCATCAACACCGCTCACGTCGAGTACAACTCGAACATTCGTCACTACGCTCACGTTGACTGCCCAGGTCACGCTGACTACGTGAAGAACATGATCACCGGTGCTGCCCAGATGGACGGCGCGATCCTGGTTTGCTCGGCCGCCGATGGTCCGATGCCACAAACCCGTGAGCACATCCTGCTGTCCCGTCAGGTTGGCGTTCCGTACATCGTGGTCTTCCTGAACAAGGCTGACCTGGTAGACGACGCTGAGCTGCTGGAACTGGTCGAGATGGAAGTTCGCGACCTGCTGTCCACCTACGACTTCCCAGGCGACGACACTCCGATCATCATCGGTTCGGCTCGTATGGCCCTGGAAGGCAAAGACGACAACGAAATGGGTACTACCGCTGTCAAGAAGCTGGTAGAAACTCTGGATGCCTACATCCCTGAGCCAGTTCGTGCCATCGACCAGCCGTTCCTGATGCCGATCGAAGACGTATTCTCGATCTCGGGTCGTGGTACCGTTGTTACCGGTCGTATCGAGCGTGGTATCGTCCGCGTTCAGGATCCGCTGGAAATCGTTGGTCTGCGTGACACCACCACCACCACCTGCACCGGCGTTGAGATGTTCCGCAAGCTGCTGGACGAAGGTCGTGCTGGCGAGAACTGCGGCGTCCTGCTGCGTGGTACCAAGCGTGACGACGTTGAGCGTGGCCAGGTTCTGGTCAAGCCAGGTTCGGTCAAGCCGCACACCAAGTTCACCGCAGAAGTCTACGTCCTGTCGAAGGAAGAAGGCGGCCGTCACACTCCGTTCTTCAAAGGCTACCGTCCTCAGTTCTACTTCCGTACCACTGACGTGACCGGTAACTGCGAACTGCCGGAAGGCGTTGAAATGGTAATGCCAGGTGACAACATTCAGATGACTGTCACCCTGATCAAGACCATCGCAATGGAAGACGGTCTGCGCTTCGCTATCCGTGAAGGCGGTCGTACCGTCGGCGCCGGCGTCGTAGCAAAAATTATTGAATAA
- the birA gene encoding bifunctional biotin--[acetyl-CoA-carboxylase] ligase/biotin operon repressor BirA translates to MLKLLNLLKDGRFHSGEALGAALGVSRSAVWKQLQHLESELNLTIHKVRGRGYQLAAPLALLDAQAITEFAEGEQWPIFIHESIDSTNAEGLRLAGNGQAAPFLVLAERQSAGRGRRGRQWVSPFGENLYYSLVMRVDGGMRQLEGLSLVVGLAVMRTLQAFGVKEAGLKWPNDVLVRGRKITGILLELVGDPADVCHVVLGVGINVNMQVNEQVDQAWTSMRRETAAVIDRNHLVAVLSQQLQHELARHRRYGFAAFQEEWEQAHLWQGRNVSLIAGSNTIEGVVLGVDGQGGLRLEVDGVEKSFSGGELSLRLRDDS, encoded by the coding sequence ATGCTGAAGTTGTTGAATCTCCTCAAGGATGGCCGGTTCCACTCCGGTGAAGCCTTGGGGGCAGCCCTCGGTGTAAGTCGCAGCGCTGTCTGGAAGCAGCTGCAGCACCTGGAGAGTGAGCTGAACCTCACCATTCACAAGGTTCGCGGGCGGGGTTACCAGCTCGCAGCTCCGTTGGCTTTGCTTGATGCGCAAGCTATCACCGAGTTCGCCGAGGGTGAGCAGTGGCCCATTTTTATCCACGAAAGCATTGATTCGACCAATGCCGAGGGCCTTAGGCTTGCCGGTAATGGTCAGGCGGCGCCTTTTCTGGTGTTGGCCGAGCGCCAGAGCGCGGGGCGTGGGCGCCGCGGTCGACAGTGGGTTAGCCCCTTCGGTGAAAACCTTTATTACAGCCTAGTGATGCGCGTCGATGGAGGCATGCGTCAGCTCGAGGGGCTGAGCCTGGTGGTGGGGTTGGCGGTTATGCGCACCTTGCAGGCTTTCGGTGTAAAAGAAGCAGGGCTTAAATGGCCAAACGATGTGCTGGTGCGTGGGCGCAAGATCACCGGGATCCTGCTAGAGCTGGTGGGTGATCCGGCGGATGTCTGCCATGTCGTGCTGGGGGTTGGTATCAATGTGAACATGCAAGTCAACGAGCAGGTCGACCAGGCGTGGACTTCTATGCGACGTGAAACTGCTGCAGTCATTGATCGCAATCACCTTGTGGCGGTGCTCAGTCAGCAACTGCAGCATGAATTGGCGCGCCATCGCCGCTATGGTTTTGCCGCTTTCCAGGAAGAGTGGGAGCAGGCGCACCTCTGGCAAGGGCGTAACGTATCGCTTATCGCCGGGAGCAACACTATTGAAGGTGTGGTGCTAGGGGTGGACGGGCAGGGTGGCTTGCGTCTTGAAGTCGACGGTGTTGAAAAGAGCTTTAGTGGTGGAGAGCTCAGTTTGAGGTTGCGTGATGATTCTTGA